GAGCGCCAGCTCGCGGCTGTCGCGGATGCCCATCCGGCGTTGCTCGGGCGTGTCGACAAGAAACAGCCCTCCGAGCGACCAGAACGCCTGCCCGCCCAAAGAGCCCGCCGGCTCCTGATCAATAATGATCACCTTCTTGCCGCTGTCGGCGAGTTCCGCCGCGGCCGTCAGCCCCGCAAGCCCGGCGCCCACAATAATCACATCACACATGTCCATTGCGTTTCCCTCCCCGTTGCAAATCGGTCGCCGCCATCTCGACGCCCCGGCTTCACACCGCCGGTCGAACTGGTTCCAGACCCCAAGCGGGACCACAATTTTGCAGCCGTGTCGATGAGCGGAACAAGCATGCGCGCACACAAACGTGGGGCTTGGCCGCTTGGGGAACCGCAAATTTCAAGTTCAAAATCCATACCGAGGCCGTGTCAGTACACCGCCCCGCCGGATAATCCCGCCTGCGATGTCAGAGGCTTCTGATCAATTGATTGGCGGCAAAGACGGTTTGGTAGAAGCCGGTTTTCAGCCTTTGCATCGGTTCCGGCCTGACACCGGTGACCGCCATCGGTAAATTGGCTTCATCGCCACCTGCCAAAAGTTCCGCCATCGCCTTGCCGAAGATCGTTCCCGGCGCGATGCCGCGGCCATTGTAGCCAATCGGCGTATAGAGCCCCTCCGCCAGCCGGTGAATGCGCGGCATGTGCTCGGCGTTCATGGCAATCTGGCCATGCCAGGCTTGCTCAAATTCCACCGGCCCAAGTTTTGGAAACATCCGCTTGAGCAGCCGCGCCGCCCAGCGTTCCGACAGCCCCTTGTCACCACCTATCACCGATCCCATTGAACCGACGATCAGCCGGTCCGCCATGTCGCGCCGGAGCGAGAACATGATCGTTCCGGTATCCCAAATTCCCTGCCGTTCCGGCAGGATATCGGCGACGCGCGCCCCCAGCGGAGCCGTCGCAATCTGGAAAAAACTGATCGGTACGAAGCTGCTCTTCAGCCCCGGCCAGAGATCGTCAGAATAGGCGTTGGTGGCCAAAATCACCGATTTGGCCGACACTGTCCCGCTATCGGTCGCAAGCAGCCAACCGCCACCCGGCTTCGGTGTCAGTTTCGTCACCGACACGCCTGTGTGAATGCGCGCGCCGGCAGCCTTCGCCGCCCGCGCCAATCCGCGCACATAGCCCATCGGGTTGATCGTGCCGGCCCGCTCATCCAGCAGCCCGCCATAAAACGCGTCCGAGCCGATCTTTGCAGCAGCCTCATTCCGGTCAAGCAGCCTGACCGGCGCACCAAGCCGATTCCATTCCTCAGCTCTTCGCTGCAAATCTTTGAAGCCACTTGGAGAATGGGCAGCATGAATGGTGCCGGTGCGGGTCAGTTCACAGCGAATCTGGTGCTTTTCGATCAACGACATCACATAGCTGGGGCCGTCGCCAAGCAACTCCACCAACTGGCCGCCGCGTTGCTCGCCAAGACGCTTGCGCACATCCTGCGGTGCCAACCACAGCCCGGCATTGAGCAGCCCGACATTGCGCCCAGAGCCGCCAAAGCCGATCTGTCGAGCTTCAAGCACGCAACAATCGAGCCCCTGACCGGCGGCATGCAGAGCAGTCGAAAGACCGGTATAGCCGCCACCAACAATGGCAATATCGGTCGTCACATCCGCCGTCATCGGAGAGGAAATATCGGCTTCCTCGGCGGTCTTATCCCACAACGACACTGTCGACGAAACTGCCATGCCTGCGAACTCCCGATGCTGATCCGTCAAGGCCACCCCGTTCATCAAGAGATGCCAATCGACGCCGGAAGTGTTGAACCAAGGGACCGATTGCGTCAATCATGCAAATAGGTTCCACGGCCAATTCAACAGGAGGATTCATGTCCCGCACCATCACGCCCGTCGCCGACCTTGTGGCTCGCGCGCGAGCGCGCATTGAGGAAGTCGAAACTGCCGATGCGATCGCCATGGTGGATGATCCGGATGTAGTGATCGTCGATTTGCGTGATGTGCGTGAGCGCCAGCGCTCGGGCTTCATCCCCGGCAGCTTTCACTGCCCACGCGGCATGGTCGAATTCTGGATCGACCCGCAAAGCCCCTATTACAAGGAGGTGTTCGGCCAGAACAAGAAATTCGTCTTCCACTGCGCTTCCGGCTGGCGCTCGGCGCTGACCACGGCAACGCTTAACGAGATGGGGTTTGAAGCGGCGCATATCCGCGAAGGATTTTCCACCTGGCAAGCCCAGGGCGGCCCGGTCGAGTTCCCACCCGACCGGCACGACTGAACCAGGCCGCGCTTAACGCAGCGACGCCTCGATGTTGCCGCCGTCTACCGTGATCACATGCGCCGTGGTGCGTTCCGCCTTGGCCAGCGCCACGAATGCATCGGCGACATGATGCGCCTCGACCTCGGCCTTGAGCAGATTGCCGGCCATGTAGTCCGACGCCGAAACGCCACGTGCCTCGGACCGCGACTTGATGAAGTCGTCGGTCAAGAGGCCGGAACGGATCCGGTCGGCATTCACGCCGTTGACGCGCACGCCTTCGCCGCCAAGTTCCAACGCCAATTGCTTGACCAGGAAGAAGGTTGCTGCCTTAGGCAATCCGTAAGCCCCGAACCCCTTGCCCGGATTGACCGCTTGCTTGGACACATTGAACAGCATTTGTCCGCCATGGCCTTGCGCAGCAAACACCTTTGCCGCCGCGCGCGCCATCGCCAGATGCGAAAAGAAGTTGAGTTCAAAACTCGACCGCAATTTCGCCTCATCAAGCTCGAGCAACATGCCCTGCACCGCAGCCCCCGCATTGGATACCAGGATATCGAGCCCGCCAAAGCGCTCGACAATCTGGTTGACCGTCGCTTGGGCGGCGCCGCTCGCGGTCAGATCGGCAACCACCGGCAGACAGTTCTGCCCGATCGACGCCGCCGCGGCCTGACAGGCCTCCTCATTGAAATCGATCAGCGCCACCGCCGCACCATCGCGCGCAAATGCTTTCGCCGTGGCAAGCCCGATCGCCCCGGCGCCACCGGTCACCGCCACGACCTGGCCGGTAAACGGCTTGGCCGCAGCCTTGGCGAGTTTGGCCTGCTCCAGCGACCAGTATTCGAGATCGAACAGGTCATCCGGACCGATCGGCCGGAATCCGCCGGCTGCCTCGCCCTGGCTCATCACTTCCACGGTCTGCTCGGCGATATCGGCCGCGGCCGATGCCGCAGCAGCATCCTTGCCGATGCCGACGATGCCGAGACCTTCAATCCAGGCCACGCAAGGGTGCGGTTCAAGCATGGTCTTGCCGCCGCCGACGCGCGCGTTCTGATTGGCAAACATTTTCCGATACGCATCGGCAAAAGCGTCGATCTTTGCGGAAACGGCATCCGTGCCGCTGGCTAGATCCGCGCCGGAGAGCACCAGCATTTCCCCCTTGGTGCGGATCACGTGATCCGGCGAGGCAACGCCGCGCCGGGCGAGATCACCAAGGTCGGAACGTCCCAGGAATTTATTGATAACCGCGCTGTTGCGCAGATCCATCACCACCGGCCGCGGCGCGCCCTGATGATGATCGCCGCGCAAACGACCAATCAGGCCACGCAACACCGGAAGAGCCGCCTGTGCGGCCGGCCGGTTGGCCGCTTGTCGGTTTTTCTGCACTGTCAGGTCAAATCGCCGGCCGCCATTGCGCGCCGCCAGCCAGTCCTCGACCATGTTGGTATGCTCGATCACCCGGTCGTAGCTTTCCCGCGCCGTCGCGCCGAAAGTGAAGTGCCCATGCTTGAGCAAGATCAGCCCTTCAACATCGGGGTTGGCGTCAAATACATCCGCGGCCTTCTTGGCCAGCGCGAATCCGGGCATGATGTAGGGCACCACGGCTAGCCTACCGCCAAATATCTCGCGGATCGCCTCATCGGCATTGGGCAGGTTGGCAAGCGCCAGAAACGCGGTTGCATGGGTATGATCGACAAAGGCATGCGGCAGGAAGGCATGCAGCAAGGCTTCGACCGACGGGTTGGGCGCGCTCGAATCAAGCAGATTGGAGCGCTGCATGTTGACCATGTCCTCGTCGGACAGGGCGTCGAGCTTGCGCATCTCCAGCAACGGCTCAAGCCACACGCCGGGCAAGCCCGGCGCTTCAAGTGTGTCGAGATCCCAGCCGCTGCCCTTGACATGCAGCACCGGCTGGCTGACGCCAAACAGGTCCTCGCGCTCGGTCTTGACCGAGGTATTACCCCCGCCATGCATGACCAGATCCGGATCGGCGCCGATCAGCCGCGAGGAATAGACCCGAAGCGCCAGGGTCTGGTCCGCCGGGTGATTGCCCGCTGCGCGAACCCGTTCATTCGCTTCCTTGTCATTCCATCTGTTTTGCCGCATTACCAACTCCCGCCTGTGTGAACGAAGATCATTTGACAAAAGTCACGCCTTATTGTCAAATGTATATATAGCAGCGATGGATTAAAATGGCCCAGAACCCGACGAGGCGCTCCACCAAACAGATCAGCGGCGAGGACATCGTCGTCGAAACCGCGTGGCTTTACTACCATGATGGGCTTAACCAGAGCGATATTGCCGCCGGGCTGATGGTGTCGCGTGCCACCGTGGTCAATTACCTGCAAGAAGCACGCGAACGCGGCTATATCCACACCAAATTGTCGCCCGAAGCGTTCAACACCCATCGCGCAGCGTTGAAATTGTGCGAGCGATTCGGCCTCAAGGCCGCCTATATCCTGCCCGACGGAACCGGCGGACCCGACGATCACGCCAGCCGCATCATCCGCGGCGCGGCCGACTGGCTGCCAAGCCTGCTCGAACCCGGCGACCGCCTCGGCATCGCCTGGGGCAAGACCATCTATGATGTCGCCGAACAGCTTGAGCAGACAACCATCCCCGATCTGACGGTACTGCAGCTTGTCGGTTCGATGGCCACGCCCTACGGTTTTTCCGCCGATGTCTGTTCCTCCAATGTGGCACGGAAATTTTCGGCCAACTGCATCAATCTGCACGTGCCTGCAATTCTCAGCAGCGCCGAGATTGCCGCCACCTTGCGCGCGGAAACCCTGATCGCCCACCAGTTCGAAGCTGTCAGCAACTGCAACAAAACGCTGTTTGCGGTCGGCTCCTGCAATCCCGACAGCCACATCGTCTCAAGTGGCCTGGCGACGTTGGCCGAACTCGAGCAGTACAAGGCGATGGGGGCAGTCGGCGTGTTGTGCGGGCGCTTCATCGACGCCAAGGGCGATCCGGTCAGCGGCCCGCTGGACGAGCGGATGATGGGGGTGGAACTGGAAAAGCTGCGTCATCGCGACGCCGGCATTCTGGTCTCGGTCAGCGAAGACCGCGCCGCCGCCGCCGTAGCGGCACTCAGGGGCGGCTACGCCACCCATGTCGTCACAAATCAGCGCTCCGCCAGCGCCATGATGGATCTCGCCTGACGTCCCTTACCCATACACAGGATCCGGACTACCGGCAAAACGCCGCGTGATCGGTCGACCACGCGGCATGTAATCTGTTCATATCAAGAGCAATCCGTCGCGCTCGACCCTGACGTTTCGAGCGCGACCCGTCTCAGGCCGCGTTGCGACGTTCGGGGAACAGCCCCAGCAACCCTTCGCCCGACGCCTTGGCGACACCTCGCTCTGTAATCAGCCCCGTCACCAGTCGTGCCGGTGTGACATCGAAGGCGGGATTGC
This DNA window, taken from Hoeflea algicola, encodes the following:
- a CDS encoding sugar-binding transcriptional regulator, with the translated sequence MAQNPTRRSTKQISGEDIVVETAWLYYHDGLNQSDIAAGLMVSRATVVNYLQEARERGYIHTKLSPEAFNTHRAALKLCERFGLKAAYILPDGTGGPDDHASRIIRGAADWLPSLLEPGDRLGIAWGKTIYDVAEQLEQTTIPDLTVLQLVGSMATPYGFSADVCSSNVARKFSANCINLHVPAILSSAEIAATLRAETLIAHQFEAVSNCNKTLFAVGSCNPDSHIVSSGLATLAELEQYKAMGAVGVLCGRFIDAKGDPVSGPLDERMMGVELEKLRHRDAGILVSVSEDRAAAAVAALRGGYATHVVTNQRSASAMMDLA
- a CDS encoding rhodanese-like domain-containing protein; its protein translation is MSRTITPVADLVARARARIEEVETADAIAMVDDPDVVIVDLRDVRERQRSGFIPGSFHCPRGMVEFWIDPQSPYYKEVFGQNKKFVFHCASGWRSALTTATLNEMGFEAAHIREGFSTWQAQGGPVEFPPDRHD
- a CDS encoding NAD(P)/FAD-dependent oxidoreductase — translated: MAVSSTVSLWDKTAEEADISSPMTADVTTDIAIVGGGYTGLSTALHAAGQGLDCCVLEARQIGFGGSGRNVGLLNAGLWLAPQDVRKRLGEQRGGQLVELLGDGPSYVMSLIEKHQIRCELTRTGTIHAAHSPSGFKDLQRRAEEWNRLGAPVRLLDRNEAAAKIGSDAFYGGLLDERAGTINPMGYVRGLARAAKAAGARIHTGVSVTKLTPKPGGGWLLATDSGTVSAKSVILATNAYSDDLWPGLKSSFVPISFFQIATAPLGARVADILPERQGIWDTGTIMFSLRRDMADRLIVGSMGSVIGGDKGLSERWAARLLKRMFPKLGPVEFEQAWHGQIAMNAEHMPRIHRLAEGLYTPIGYNGRGIAPGTIFGKAMAELLAGGDEANLPMAVTGVRPEPMQRLKTGFYQTVFAANQLIRSL
- a CDS encoding bifunctional aldolase/short-chain dehydrogenase, producing MRQNRWNDKEANERVRAAGNHPADQTLALRVYSSRLIGADPDLVMHGGGNTSVKTEREDLFGVSQPVLHVKGSGWDLDTLEAPGLPGVWLEPLLEMRKLDALSDEDMVNMQRSNLLDSSAPNPSVEALLHAFLPHAFVDHTHATAFLALANLPNADEAIREIFGGRLAVVPYIMPGFALAKKAADVFDANPDVEGLILLKHGHFTFGATARESYDRVIEHTNMVEDWLAARNGGRRFDLTVQKNRQAANRPAAQAALPVLRGLIGRLRGDHHQGAPRPVVMDLRNSAVINKFLGRSDLGDLARRGVASPDHVIRTKGEMLVLSGADLASGTDAVSAKIDAFADAYRKMFANQNARVGGGKTMLEPHPCVAWIEGLGIVGIGKDAAAASAAADIAEQTVEVMSQGEAAGGFRPIGPDDLFDLEYWSLEQAKLAKAAAKPFTGQVVAVTGGAGAIGLATAKAFARDGAAVALIDFNEEACQAAAASIGQNCLPVVADLTASGAAQATVNQIVERFGGLDILVSNAGAAVQGMLLELDEAKLRSSFELNFFSHLAMARAAAKVFAAQGHGGQMLFNVSKQAVNPGKGFGAYGLPKAATFFLVKQLALELGGEGVRVNGVNADRIRSGLLTDDFIKSRSEARGVSASDYMAGNLLKAEVEAHHVADAFVALAKAERTTAHVITVDGGNIEASLR